CACGACCCAATCCGCATGGAGCAGGACGCAGTCGACCTCCCGGCGGCCACGAGGTCCGGATGTGCTTCCCTCAGGAGCGGAGTGTTTTGGCGAAGATGCGCACATGGTCCATGACCTCGTTGATGTCTATGGTGAGGAGGTTGCGGTCTTCCATCACCAGGCGGCCGTGAATGATACTGTGTCTCACATCGGCTCCCCGCGCCGCATAGACCAGATGGCTCACGGGTTCATAGAGTGGGGTCAGGTGCGGTTTTCTGAAATCCACGACAATCACATCCGCCCAGCTTCCAGGGGTGAGTGTCCCGAGTTTTTCTTCCAGTCCGATGGCTTTGGCTCCGTTGCGCGTCGCCATTTTGAGGGCCAGGCGAGCCGGAAGAGCCGTTGGGTCCAGGTTGGCCACTTTATGGAGTTTGGCGCAGGAATCCATCTCTCCGAAAAGATCCAGATCGTTGTTGCTGGCGCAGCCGTCGGTGCCGAGGGCGACGTTGATTCCCATCTCCACGAGGCGGGGGACGGGAGCGATGCCCGAAGCCAGCTTCATGTTGCTTTCCGGGTTGTGGATCACTTGTACCTGCCGCTTTGCCAGCCATTCCATGTCTTCGGGACTCAGAGCCACACAATGGTCTGCTATGAGTCGGGAATTCAACAGTCCCAGATGTTCCAGATGGGCGACGGGACTCAGACCGTATTGGTCGAGAGACTGCCGGACTTCGGTTTCCGTCTCCGAAAGATGCATGATGAGGGGAACCCCATGCCTTTCTGCCAGGTTTGAACATCGTTTCAGCAAGTCCGGCGAACAGGTGTAGATGGCGTGGGGTTCCACGGCAATGCGGATGAGGGGGTCGTCTTTCCACTCCTGGATGAGGGACTCGGTAAAGCTCAGTCCGTTTTCGATGAGGCCGTAGTGGGGGGACGGGAAATCATAGAGGACTTCGCCTACGAGTGCGCGCATTCCGGCTGCCTTGGCCGCTTCGGCCACCTTGTGTTCGAACAGGTACATGTCGCAGAAGGTCGTGGTTCCAGATTGGATCATCTCGGCGCAGGCAAGGAGGGTGCCCCAGTAGACCCAGTCGGCCGTGAGTTTCTGCTCGGCGGGGAAAATATGGTCCTGCAGCCATTCCATGAGGGGGAGGTCATCGGCGAGGCCTCGAAAGAGAGTCATGGCTGCATGGGTGTGGCCGTTGATGAGTCCTGGAAGGACGACGCATCCCTCCACATTCAGGGACTTGGCGGCTCGATATTTGGCGGCCAGGTCGGAGGAGGGGCCGACTTCAATAATTTCTCCGCCTCCAATGGCGACGGCTCCGGGATTGAAGCGTTGATCCGCATCGTCGAGAGTGAGGACCAATCCGTTGATGAGGAGAAGGTCTGCGTTCTGATGATGTGATTCCTGCAAGGGTTCCGGTCCTCCCGTGGGATTGCTGAAGTCATGTTATTTATTTTATCAGATGCGCGAACAAAAGTTTCTCAACATTCTTGATGGTTACAGATTACGTCATTCCGGCATGCTTTTAGCCGGAATCTAGCCACATGGCACATCCTCTGGATACCGGCTTTCACCGGTATGACGGTTTGAAAATGTTAAGAAATTTCTGTCCAGGTACTTAAATCGATATTGTCGGAAAGTGCCGCCTATAATTGTTCCAAGACCTTTGCCAGCAGCTGCACGAGCTTCGATCCCGCCCGTTCCGCCGTGGCGATGATTTTGTCGAGGGGAGCGGGTTGGTAGGCATCGGGAAGATTGACGTTGGTGATGACGGAAATCCCCAGGACTTTAAGCCCTGCATGAACGGCGGTGATCACCTCCATGATGGTGGACATTCCTACGGCATCGGCTCCCATGGCCCGCAGAAATCGCGTTTCCGCGGCCGTTTCGAGGCTGGGGCCCAGAACCCCCACGTAAACGCCACGGTGTAAGAGGATCCTTTCCGCAAGAGCCGTTCTGAGGGCCAATGCCTGGAGTCTTCGGCAGTAGGGTTCCGTCATGTCTGGGAACCGGTCGCCCCATCGGTCCACATTGGGGCCTGCCAGGGGATTGTGCCCCGTCAGGTTGATGTGATCCGTGATGAGCATGAGGTCGCCGGCGCTGAACTGAGGGTTGAGCCCTCCGGCGGCATTGGAGAGAATCAGGGTATCCATGCCCAGGGTTTGCATGACTCGAATGGGGAAAGAGATTTGTCTTGCGGTGTAGCCTTCATAGAGGTGGAATCTTCCTTGCATGACAAGGATCGGTTTTCCCGCCCAGGAACCGCAGATGAGCCTCCCTTCATGGCTGGTGACCGTGCTCACGGGATAATGGGGAATTTCTCCGTAAGGAAAAACGGCGGACTTGTCCATGGCGTCAACGATACCGCCCAGGCCGGTGCCCAATATAAGCCCGATTTTGGGCCGAATATCGAGATGAGCACCGATGAAAGCGGCAGCTTCCTCCACCTGCTTGCAAAAAAGTTCCATTTTCTCTCCTGATCTCCGGTCCGAATAAATGTTAATCGCCTCAGACAATTGACATAAGGTGCCAGATTTGTAAAGATCCTTCTGTTGGAAAGGATTCCGCTCGCAAAGTGATGCCGGTCGGTTATAATATTTATATTTTTCATGAATTTTTTTAACCGTTCACCCCCGTTTGCATATCCGCAGATGCTGCAGAAATGGAAAAAATAACCGGTTTTCGGATTTTCCTTATTCTCTGTGCTCTCCGTGTTCTCTGCGGTGAATGGTTACAACTTTTCTAAAGTCTCATTACGTGGAGATCAGTGGCAGGCCCCGGCCTGATCACTAAATAAGGATTTATGCACTCTTTGGAATCTCAGAAATTGCGCAGGGCTGCCCCTTCCCCTGCTGAAGCCCCGTTCATTCCGGACTATCCACCGGGACTCCCCATTCTTGACAAAAAGGAGGCTATTCTCCGCGCCATAGCGGAACACCAGGTACTGGTCATTACCGGGGAGACGGGTTCGGGAAAGAGCACTCAAATTCCCAAATTTTGCCTCGAGGCCGGTTTCGGCCGCCGCGGAATGATCGGCTGCACGCAGCCCCGCCGTATTGCGGCCATCACTCTTGCCAATCGGGTCGCTGAAGAGCTCAAAGAGATGGGTCCCCTGTGGGTGGGGCACAAGATCCGTTTCCAGGATCGGACGGCCCGAACCACCCGCATCAAGTTTATGACCGACGGGATTCTCCTGGCGGAAGCGCAGCGGGACCGCCTTTTTCGGGCCTACGATACGATCATTGTCGATGAAGCTCATGAGCGGACTCTAAACATCGATTTTCTCCTGGGGCTCATCAAGAAGATTCTGCCCCGGCGTCCCGATCTCAAGGTGATCATCACCTCCGCAACGATCGACCCCGAAAGGTTCTCTCGATCCTTTGGAAATGCCCCCATCATTGAAGTCTCAGGCAGGACCTACCCCGTTGAGGTGCGCTACCGTCCTCTGGAAGTGCGCGATGACGAAGAGGAAGAGATCTCGTATATCGATCAGGCCGTTGCGGCTGTGGACGAACTCAAGTCCCGCCGGGAGGGAGGGCGCAGGGGGGACATTCTCATCTTCATGCCCACGGAGAGCGATATCCGGGAGACGGTCCAGAGGCTCGAGGAAAAACGCTATTTCAACACACGGGTCTTTCCGCTTTTCGGCAGAATGGCGGCGGGAGATCAGCAGAGTGTTTTCAGACCCGCTTCGGAAGAAAAAATCGTGGTGGCCACCAACGTGGCTGAAACGTCTCTCACCATCCCGGGGATTCGGTACGTGATCGATACGGGCCTTGCCCGTATTTCCCAATACAATGCGCGGTCGAGAACGCAGAGCCTTCCCGTGTCCCCCATTTCACAGGCGAGTGCCGATCAGAGGCAGGGACGGTGCGGCCGCGTGGCCGAGGGCATTTGCATTCGCCTTTATTCCAGGGAGGATTATCTCAATCGACCGCTTTATACTCCCCCCGAGATACAGCGGTCGAATCTTGCGGAAGTCATCCTGAGAATGCTGTTTCTGCGCCTCGGGAACATCCAGGAATTTCCCTTCCTGGACCCGCCGTCTCCTGCGGCCGTCAAGGATGGATTTGCCCTGCTCAAAGAACTCGGCGCCGTTGACGATCATCGAAGGCTCACCCCCCTCGGGCGCATGATGGCGAGGCTCCCTCTGGACCCGCGCCTCTCCCGCATGCTCATGGAAGCTCAAAAGGAAGGCGCCCTTCAAGAATTGACGATTCTGACGGCGGCCCTGAGCATTCAAGACCCAAGAGAGCGTCCCCTCGACAAGGAAACCCAGGCGGACCAGGCTCATGCCCGTTTTCGCGATCCGCGTTCGGATTTTGTGACTCTTCTCAAAATCTGGGGAACCTTCTGGCAGATGGGTTCCGAAGATCGCGGGGCCGCACTGATCAGCCGGAGTCAGATGCGCAAATTCTGCCGCGATCATTTTCTCTCTTATCGAAGGATGCGTGAGTGGAGGGACATTTTTGAGGAAATCCGGGATATTCTTCAAGAGCTGGGGGGATTTGAATTCAACCCGGATCCGGCGAGCTACGAAGCCATTCACAGGTCCATTCTGAGCGGGTACTTGAGCCATATCGGCGTGCGTAAGGATAAAAACATCTATCTTGCGACCAAAAACCGCCAGGTGATGCTTTTCCCGGGCTCGGGACTCTTCAACAAAGGAGGAGCCTGGATCACCGCCTCAGAATTGATACAGACTTCCCGCCTGTATGCCAGAACCGTTGCCGTCATCGAGCCTGAATGGCTGGAGGATCTGGGCGGGCATCTCTGCCGTTCCACCTTTTTTGAACCCCACTGGGAAAAGAAAAGGGGCCAGGTCGTCGCCTTCGAGCGAGTGACTCTCTATGGCCTCACGGTTGTGGATCGCCGTAAGGTCGATTACAGCCGTGTGCGTCCGGCTGAAGCCCGGGAAATATTTATCCGTTCGGCCCTGGTCGAGGGCGATCTTCCGAACGGCTACGCCTTCATGGAACACAATCGAAATCTGATCCGTCAGGTCGAAGAGCTGGAAAGCAAGACGCGCCGCAGGGATCTTTTGGTGGACGAAGAAACGCTCTTTCAGTTTTACGATCAGCGCCTGCCCCAGCTCTCGGACATACGTTCCTTCAATAAGTTCCTGAAAGATCAAGGGGGAGACGATTGTTTGCGCATGAGGGAAGCGGATCTTCTACGCGCGGAGCCGGATTTTGAAGCGCTGGAGCAGTTTCCCGACACCTTGTCGGTGGGGGACATGGAACTGCCTCTTCGCTATGCGTTCCATCCCGGAGAAAAGGATGATGGAGTGACTGCAAGCATACCGGTTCACCTGCTTGCGCGATTGAGCGAAGAGCCGTTTCAGTGGCTCGTTCCGGGAATGCTCCTGGAAAAGGTGACGCTATTGATAAAATCTCTTCCCAAAGGAATACGCCGGCAACTGGTCCCTGCGGGAGAAACGGCGCAGCGCCTTGTGGTGGGGCTTCCTTTTCGCGAGGGATCTTTGAGTTTTCAGATGAGCCGGTGTATCAAGGAGATGATGGGCGTTCGTGTTCCTCCTGAAATGTGGGATTTTGAACAGTTGCCCCCTCACCTGAAAATGAAGTTTGAAGTGGTGGGACCC
This region of Desulforhabdus amnigena genomic DNA includes:
- a CDS encoding amidohydrolase — translated: MQESHHQNADLLLINGLVLTLDDADQRFNPGAVAIGGGEIIEVGPSSDLAAKYRAAKSLNVEGCVVLPGLINGHTHAAMTLFRGLADDLPLMEWLQDHIFPAEQKLTADWVYWGTLLACAEMIQSGTTTFCDMYLFEHKVAEAAKAAGMRALVGEVLYDFPSPHYGLIENGLSFTESLIQEWKDDPLIRIAVEPHAIYTCSPDLLKRCSNLAERHGVPLIMHLSETETEVRQSLDQYGLSPVAHLEHLGLLNSRLIADHCVALSPEDMEWLAKRQVQVIHNPESNMKLASGIAPVPRLVEMGINVALGTDGCASNNDLDLFGEMDSCAKLHKVANLDPTALPARLALKMATRNGAKAIGLEEKLGTLTPGSWADVIVVDFRKPHLTPLYEPVSHLVYAARGADVRHSIIHGRLVMEDRNLLTIDINEVMDHVRIFAKTLRS
- a CDS encoding purine-nucleoside phosphorylase, encoding MELFCKQVEEAAAFIGAHLDIRPKIGLILGTGLGGIVDAMDKSAVFPYGEIPHYPVSTVTSHEGRLICGSWAGKPILVMQGRFHLYEGYTARQISFPIRVMQTLGMDTLILSNAAGGLNPQFSAGDLMLITDHINLTGHNPLAGPNVDRWGDRFPDMTEPYCRRLQALALRTALAERILLHRGVYVGVLGPSLETAAETRFLRAMGADAVGMSTIMEVITAVHAGLKVLGISVITNVNLPDAYQPAPLDKIIATAERAGSKLVQLLAKVLEQL
- the hrpA gene encoding ATP-dependent RNA helicase HrpA is translated as MHSLESQKLRRAAPSPAEAPFIPDYPPGLPILDKKEAILRAIAEHQVLVITGETGSGKSTQIPKFCLEAGFGRRGMIGCTQPRRIAAITLANRVAEELKEMGPLWVGHKIRFQDRTARTTRIKFMTDGILLAEAQRDRLFRAYDTIIVDEAHERTLNIDFLLGLIKKILPRRPDLKVIITSATIDPERFSRSFGNAPIIEVSGRTYPVEVRYRPLEVRDDEEEEISYIDQAVAAVDELKSRREGGRRGDILIFMPTESDIRETVQRLEEKRYFNTRVFPLFGRMAAGDQQSVFRPASEEKIVVATNVAETSLTIPGIRYVIDTGLARISQYNARSRTQSLPVSPISQASADQRQGRCGRVAEGICIRLYSREDYLNRPLYTPPEIQRSNLAEVILRMLFLRLGNIQEFPFLDPPSPAAVKDGFALLKELGAVDDHRRLTPLGRMMARLPLDPRLSRMLMEAQKEGALQELTILTAALSIQDPRERPLDKETQADQAHARFRDPRSDFVTLLKIWGTFWQMGSEDRGAALISRSQMRKFCRDHFLSYRRMREWRDIFEEIRDILQELGGFEFNPDPASYEAIHRSILSGYLSHIGVRKDKNIYLATKNRQVMLFPGSGLFNKGGAWITASELIQTSRLYARTVAVIEPEWLEDLGGHLCRSTFFEPHWEKKRGQVVAFERVTLYGLTVVDRRKVDYSRVRPAEAREIFIRSALVEGDLPNGYAFMEHNRNLIRQVEELESKTRRRDLLVDEETLFQFYDQRLPQLSDIRSFNKFLKDQGGDDCLRMREADLLRAEPDFEALEQFPDTLSVGDMELPLRYAFHPGEKDDGVTASIPVHLLARLSEEPFQWLVPGMLLEKVTLLIKSLPKGIRRQLVPAGETAQRLVVGLPFREGSLSFQMSRCIKEMMGVRVPPEMWDFEQLPPHLKMKFEVVGPGGDLLGAGEDLEDLKSLAVERREDDLLETSKKKWERTGLVSWNFGELPSKVELGKDSLGLMRYAYPALVAEGETVALRLFEDPGEAQKESLKGLMLLYQLAFAPELKHLKRSWIFPENMAPMTFFMGSRSEATRSLQNYMLRELLDLGAPQWPSRDKFIETLENLKGRLADAGREMLEEVLQAVLERHMARSSLDRFRKMAGNNPMVLRRIDLLFEELNKLVPKDFLDHYCRKHIRELPRYLKALQVRGERVYVSPGKDLLKGEPLALHQKRYEEMVREILRQPAEEGFRLVDDFRWMLEEFKISLFAPEIKTRYRVSQKRLEEKWQEWLTWKGRIG